The Candidozyma auris chromosome 1, complete sequence genome includes a region encoding these proteins:
- the COF1 gene encoding cofilin, which produces MSRSGVAVADESLQAFNDLKLGKKHKFIIYKINDDKTEIVVEETSTNQEYDAFLEKLPENECKYAIYDFEYEIGNGEGKRNKIVFFTWSPDTAPIRSKMVYASSKDALRRALNGVSTDIQGTDFSEVAYESVLEKVSRAAGSH; this is translated from the exons ATG TCCAGATCCGG TGTTGCCGTTGCTGACGAATCCTTGCAGGccttcaacgacttgaagttgggcaagaagcacaagtTCATTATCTACAAGATAAACGATGACAAGACTGAAATTGTTGTGGAGGAGACCTCCACCAATCAGGAGTACGATGCctttttggagaagttgccTGAAAACGAGTGCAAGTACGCCATCTACGACTTTGAGTACGAGATCGGTAATGGTGAGggaaagagaaacaagatTGTGTTCTTCACTTGGTCTCCAGACACCGCCCCAATCAGATCGAAGATGGTGTACGCTTCTTCTAAGGACGCTTTGAGAAGAGCCTTGAACGGTGTTTCTACTGATATCCAGGGTACCGACTTCTCTGAGGTGGCCTACGAGTCtgtgttggagaaggtCTCCAGAGCTGCTGGCTCGCACTAA